Proteins from a genomic interval of Zingiber officinale cultivar Zhangliang chromosome 2A, Zo_v1.1, whole genome shotgun sequence:
- the LOC122041117 gene encoding chaperone protein ClpB3, chloroplastic-like — MTSVFCATNHSLRLLPPPSNACRSRFCSNALTLHASFRCRASGKTIRALRWSDTLGRSDLFLSKRVGRSGSVLRSVVIRCEAPKDGRITQQEFTEMAWQAIVSSPEIAKESKHQIVETEHLMKALLEQKNGLARRIFSKSGVDNTKLLEATDRFIQRQPKVLGESVGSMLGRDLEALIQRAREYKKEYGDSFVSVEHLVLGFAEDRRFGKQLFKDFQISLNNLKSALQAIRGRQNVIDQDPEGKYEALEKYGKDLTAMAREGKLDPVIGRDDEIRRCIQILSRRTKNNPVLIGEPGVGKTAISEGLAQRIVQGDVPQALMNRKLISLDMGALIAGAKYRGEFEDRLKAVLREVTESEGQIVLFIDEIHTVVGAGATNGAMDAGNLLKPMLGRGELRCIGATTLDEYRKYIEKDPALERRFQQVYVDQPTVEDTISILRGLRERYELHHGVRISDSALVEAAILSDRYISGRFLPDKAIDLVDEAAAKLKMEITSKPTALDEINRSVLKLEMERLSLTNDTDKASKDRLNRLETELSLLKEKQAELTEQWEHEKAVMTRIQSIKEEIDRVNVEIQQAEREYDLNRAAELKYGSLNSLQRQLQEAEKDLIEYKSSGKSMLREEVTGSDIAEIVSKWTGIPVSKLQQSEREKLLFLEEELHKRVVGQDPAVKAVAEAIQRSRAGLSDPNRPIASFMFMGPTGVGKTELAKALASYMFNTEEALVRIDMSEYMEKHAVSRLIGAPPGYVGYEEGGQLTETVRRRPYAVILFDEIEKAHSDVFNVFLQILDDGRVTDSQGRTVSFTNTVIIMTSNVGSQYILNMNDELESRDSTYEAIKQRVMDAARSIFRPEFMNRVDEYIVFQPLDREQINSIVKLQLERVQKRVADRKIKIQVTDAAVEFLGSLGYDPNYGARPVKRVIQQNVENELAKGILRGDFKDEDSILVDTEVTVFSNGQLPLQKLVFRKIDDADASSDASSSEGQEAFLPS, encoded by the exons ATGACGTCTGTGTTCTGCGCCACGAACCACAGCCTCCGCCTCCTTCCACCGCCATCGAATGCCTGCCGGAGCCGCTTCTGCAGCAACGCACTCACCCTCCATGCCTCCTTCAGGTGTCGGGCATCCGGCAAGACAATAAGGGCCTTGAGATGGTCGGACACCCTCGGGAGGAGCGATCTCTTCCTGTCGAAGAGGGTCGGGCGCTCGGGTAGCGTCTTGAGGTCTGTTGTCATCAGATGCGAAGCGCCCAAGGATGGAAGG ATCACTCAACAAGAATTCACTGAGATGGCTTGGCAAGCTATTGTTTCATCACCAGAAATTGCAAAAGAAAGCAAACATCAAATAGTGGAGACTGAACATTTAATGAAAGCATTGTTAGAGCAAAAAAATGGGCTTGCACGTCGAATATTTTCCAAGTCAGGAGTTGATAATACTAAGCTACTGGAAGCTACTGATAGATTCATCCAGCGTCAGCCTAAG GTCCTGGGCGAATCTGTTGGTAGTATGTTAGGTCGAGATCTTGAAGCTTTAATTCAGCGAGCCAGGGAATACAAAAAGGAATATGGTGACTCTTTTGTATCTGTAGAACATCTTGTACTCGGTTTTGCAGAAGATCGGCGATTTGGAAAACAACTCTTCAAGGATTTTCAGATTTCATTGAACAATTTAAAATCTGCCCTTCAAGCTATAAGAGGACGGCAAAATGTCATTGACCAAG ATCCTGAGGGTAAATATGAAGCATTAGAAAAATATGGCAAAGATTTGACTGCTATGGCACGTGAAGGGAAACTTGATCCAGTCATTGGAAGGGATGATGAAATTCGTAGGTGCATTCAGATCTTATCAAGGAGAACAAAGAACAATCCTGTATTGATAGGCGaacctggtgttggaaagactgCTATATCAGAAGG GTTGGCGCAAAGGATAGTGCAAGGGGATGTTCCACAGGCTTTGATGAACCGCAAG CTGATTTCTCTTGACATGGGTGCACTCATTGCTGGGGCAAAGTATAGGGGAGAATTTGAAGATAGACTAAAAGCTGTTCTGAGAGAAGTGACGGAATCTGAAGGCCAGATAGTCCTTTTCATTGATGAGATTCATACTGTTGTGGGGGCAG GTGCCACAAATGGGGCCATGGATGCAGGTAACCTTTTGAAACCAATGCTTGGACGTGGAGAACTGCGCTGCATTGGTGCCACGACTCTTGATGAGTATCGCAAGTATATTGAGAAAGATCCAGCTTTGGAGCGTCGTTTTCAGCAAGTTTATGTTGATCAGCCTACAGTAGAGGATACAATATCAATATTACGTGGATTGCGTGAGAGATACGAGCTACATCATGGTGTCCGCATATCTGATAGTGCTCTTGTGGAGGCTGCTATTCTTTCTGACCGCTATATAAGTGGCCGGTTTTTGCCAGATAAAG CTATTGACTTGGTTGATGAAGCAGCTGCCAAGCTAAAGATGGAGATTACATCTAAACCAACTGCTCTGGATGAAATTAATCGATCTGTATTGAAGTTGGAGATGGAGCGGCTCTCATTAACTAATGATACTGATAAAGCTTCAAAAGATAGGTTGAACCGCCTTGAAACAGAACTGTCACTGTTGAAGGAGAAGCAGGCTGAACTTACTGAGCAGTGGGAACATGAGAAAGCAGTAATGACAAGAATTCaatcaataaaagaagag ATTGATAGGGTGAATGTAGAAATTCAGCAGGCAGAGCGTGAATATGATCTTAATCGGGCAGCTGAATTGAAATACGGAAGCCTTAATTCTCTACAACGTCAGCTTCAAGAGGCAGAAAAGGACCTAATTGAGTATAAAAGTTCAGGCAAATCAATGCTTAGAGAAGAGGTAACTGGGAGTGACATTGCAGAAATAGTCAGCAAATGGACTGGCATTCCTGTATCTAAGCTGCAACAATCAGAGAGAGAGAAGCTACTGTTTCTGGAAGAAGAACTCCACAAGCGAGTTGTTGGTCAAGACCCAGCTGTGAAAGCTGTTGCTGAGGCTATTCAACGGTCCAGAGCTGGTCTCTCAGATCCCAACCGACCAATCGCTAGTTTCATGTTCATGGGTCCGACTGGAGTGGGCAAGACAGAATTGGCAAAAGCACTTGCTTCTTATATGTTCAACACTGAAGAAGCTTTAGTTAGAATAGACATGAGCGAGTACATGGAAAAGCATGCAGTGTCAAGATTGATTGGAGCCCCACCAGGCTATGTTGGATACGAGGAAGGGGGACAGTTGACTGAGACTGTTCGCAGAAGGCCTTATGCAGTTATATTGTTTGACGAGATCGAGAAGGCACATTCTGATGTGTTCAATGTTTTCCTTCAGATTCTGGACGATGGTAGAGTGACTGATTCACAGGGCCGGACAGTGAGTTTCACAAACACAGTTATAATTATGACATCTAATGTTGGTTCCCAATACATATTAAATATGAACGATGAATTAGAATCGAGGGATTCCACATATGAGGCTATCAAACAGAGAGTGATGGATGCTGCTAGGTCAATCTTTCGGCCTGAATTCATGAATCGTGTTGATGAGTATATTGTTTTCCAGCCCTTGGATCGCGAGCAAATAAACAGTATTGTGAAGTTACAG TTGGAAAGAGTGCAAAAGCGGGTTGCAGATCGAAAGATCAAAATTCAGGTGACTGATGCCGCCGTGGAGTTTCTTGGAAGCCTTGGGTACGATCCCAACTATGGTGCAAGGCCAGTGAAGCGTGTTATTCAGCAGAACGTGGAGAACGAACTGGCAAAGGGCATTCTGAGGGGAGACTTCAAGGATGAGGATAGTATCTTGGTGGACACTGAAGTCACAGTTTTCTCCAATGGTCAGCTTCCTTTGCAAAAGTTAGTGTTTCGTAAGATAGACGATGCAGATGCTTCTTCGGATGCGTCTTCATCTGAGGGCCAGGAGGCCTTCTTGCCTAGTTGA